A region of the Lycium barbarum isolate Lr01 chromosome 1, ASM1917538v2, whole genome shotgun sequence genome:
GTTATTACGACTAAACTGCATTAGTTTGCTTTGGTGAGTTTCAAATAAACTATTGAGTAGCTTTTCTTGTGTGTAAACTTCAAAATAGTTGACAATGAAAGTTAATTGTAAATAAGGCTACTTAAAGACAAAACATGTCCATAAGTTCTACCCCTTGTAAGAAAAGTAAGAAATTATGATACCCTTGGCCTATTTGAGAATCTTATTGGAGAAAAAATAATGCCAACAAGCTTCCAATAAGGAATCTACAAGAATCAATGAGGGGGgaaaatcatcatattataaggaTAAAACAAGATGTTCCATATCATTCCCTTCATCTAAATGATAAAAAGATTATATTCCAAGAATTTATATCTCCTAATTGTTGTCCCCTTCTTCAGCAGACCCTTCAAATTAAATCTTTGTTAAAAGATCAAATTTTTATAAATTTTGAAAGGATGAATTTGGCTGGGAGAAGGCTATAAACAAATCATACCATTGAAGCTCTCAGAAAAGTAACAAATGTACTATCAATAATAGAAACAAGAAGCTCTGATCATCAAGAAGAAATCTCAATTCTAAAAACAAGAATCAAGAAGCTTTTAACTACCGAATAAAGAAAAAATgttaggaaaaaaagaaaaaaaaatagtttttctgAAAGAAGGATTGAAATTATACCTTTTCCTTACATGTAAGGAAGAGGGACCCCAAACAATTGGTTGAAATTTGTTTTGTGAAAAAAGGGAACAAGTAAGAAGCTTGATCTTATTGTTAGAATTGATAAATTTATGTGAGAACAAGCGTTATTTTAGCAAAGGTGAATATTTTTATAGAAAGGTGAAATCTTCACAAATATAAATTAGAATAGCATAGAGAGTGAAAATAGAAAAAGTCCTGATTCGTGTGCAAGGTAATTATAGTAATTGTACATATCGAAACGTTTGAGTTTTGCAGATCATTCAATATTAGGTTTCATTGAAAACACTTGAAACAGAACCAAAGTATTTAAatctttttgtgtgtgtgtgtatatataggtaTGGAAAAATACTTACTTGGTATTTGATGTTTCTACTAAATGGAAACAAATTTAACCTAAAGAGTCACCAATTAAAACGAGAATACATATTATTTGACATGATAAAATGAGTAAAAATCTTTGGATTCACTTAAAAGACTAGAATACCTTAACCATAACGTCATAAATTATTCTTTATCCCCACAAAATCGACCATAATCTCTTTAGTTTGTCTATATTATCTGAACTCAGTGTTTTAAAATTCTATCCATTTAAGTAAATATTATTTTCTCATGCATACTTAAGAGGTGATTATAAATACAGTTTCAGGAAGAGAGTTTGTTCAAGTTCATAAATTTTGAATTAGTAGTTTATTGTGAAACTCATGTGTTTAATTGAAAAAAATATTGAATCCAACAACTAAATGCATACTCATTTACATTACCTAACAAGCAAGGAACAAAAAGATGcatagaaaaaaaatatatatatatacacacagagAATAAGCTGTTCATTCCAAACTAATGTAAAGTAATTCATGAAGTATAGATAAGTTACCAACCATGAATAAAAGTGTGTTTGCTTCCATCATTTGTAACTTGAATATGAACACTTCTATAGGACTAAATTGAAGTATTCTGTATGAATCCTTGGCTAAATATCTGTACATAACATCTCctagagccaaaaaaaaaaaaaaagaggaagggATGAAGATAATCCTAGCAATCAACTTCCTGTACTATAAATCTATAATAAGTATTGAGTCCAGGAATATACTCTCCGTTCAACTACTCATCAGCTAAAAAAAAGAGGAGACACATAAGACTGAGCTCTCCGAGCCCTTTGCCGCCTTTTTGTCACCCCCCAGCCTTTCAAAAATCGGCCTGTGATTCCATGTTTGTTATCCAAAGTATGCTGCAGTAGGAGAGCAAATGTTGTTCTCTCTCCATCATTGGACCATCTCCCGCCTCTGGAACTAGCCCCACTCGGAGTTTTCTTCCATGGACCGGATTTTGGAGCAATCATCTGATGCAAAAGAGATCCCACTGCAGGTACTACATCTGTTTGAAGGTCCTTCTGATCCTTTTTCCTCCTCCTTGCTTGACCCCTCCTTGGCTGATTACAGAATGCAATACCTTTTTCCTTCTCCATGGGTTGTTCAACTTCATTCTCTGGACAACTAGACAGAGAACTAGCAACTTCAGCAAGCTGGCCTAGAAAGTGTCTAGAAGCTTCAGATGGTTCACCAATGGCAGACTTTGCAGATGATGAAATAAAAATAAGTATATCAGCTGCAACCTTGTCAAATTCCTCGATTGGATCATTATGGCCTCTTCCTGGTAAATAGATTGATGTACTGACTTTACTGTCCTGAGAATCTCCTCTTGGTGGAGAACACTCCTTATTTTCTGGGCTAACAGGACCTTCCAGATCTCTTTCCCCAGTAGACTTTGTTGCTTCACTTGGACTAGATGATAAAAGGTCTTCTTTGATGCAGGAGTTCAAGTCGATGCAAATATTAGTTGTCGAAAGCTTGCTATCAATGCTAGTCCCTACAAGGTGATTATCCCTGGTACATTTTCTATATTCAGGTGAAGAATCAGGAACCATCTTACTGTCAAGAACCTCATAATTTTTATGAATCTCTACATTTCCGCCTTCAGGAAAATTAAGATGGGAAATGTCGGAGGAGGGTGCAGACCGGTAGTCAGACAAATAGGTAGGAGGTGTCAAATTCAAGTCCATGCCTTTCCTACAATTTGTGTAATCTGAAAACTTATTGTCTTCATCAAATGACTTAAAGTTGCTTCCATCTCTCCCTGTAAGTGCAGATAACAAATATTGTGATGAGGGGTAAAACTTCATGCTATAAACATCTTTTAGGATAGAAAGGCTGTATGTATTCCTTTAGAGAAGCCAGCATTAGGAAAAACAGATAACTGATGCAACATAGAAATAAAAGCAGGTATTGTGCAAGACAATAACAGGAAAAGAGCATGATGACAGCTTAAGAATTACGATCAGAATCTTTTCTCAAGAGAAATTCAGGATACCTTCTTTATTCAGAGTTGAGCATTCTGCACGTCCAATACCGGATAAATCCAGATCCCTGTCCTGGATTTCCTCGTGAATGTTATTCGATCCAAATGCAGAATTCGGACACTCTGACTCAAAAGGCTGTGCTGGTTCATTCAGGTCAAACAAAAGAAAGGTACCCCTATAACTTGCGGGAGAACTGGAAGAGTCTCCAGAGGCAACAAATTTGACTTTCGAAGAACGTTGAGGTTGAAATTCTGAAATCAGAACATTTATCCTTTTAACAGGATTTTCCTCTTCATTATCAATGGCTTTTTCTGCTGGAAGTTCAAGATCCAACATTCTCTTCCTTGATGTGTCGTTCTTCAATAATGATGCTGTGCATTCATTTAAAATGTTTTTACCTGATAAACAGTCAACACCTGGTTGCACAGTCTTGTCGGCACCAAAACTGAAAGACTCTTGAAACATTTCTTTACTTGGTGCATATGGCTCAATGATTGTGAGATTTACTGAGTGCCTAAAGGTCTTCTCAGAAATTTCAGACCTTAACAGAGACACAAAAGTATTTGGCTCTAATTCTTGCAAGTGTACATGATCATCCACTTGTTTTCTCCTTTTAATCTCATCCATTAATTCCCTTTGTCTTCCATATAAACGATGAAGTTCATTGACCTGAAAGAGAATACCATTTAAACTTCTGGTTGATTATGATGCATTTAAGTGAATCACCAAGTGATGAAGGACTCCCAAGGTCACCATTACTCAAGACAAAAATTGATCAAATACTAGAACTGCAACATTTAGGTAGAAGAAGCGCCAACTCTAGTAACAAATTTTAAGGGAAATCTAGTAACATTTACAAAAGGTTTATTGTAATCCACAAGAGAGAATAAGAATGTTTATGAAAGGTTTATTGTAATCCACAAGAAAGAGCAAGTTATGAGTAAATAAATCAGGACAGTTAATTCCAGAAACATGAAAGGATATATAAGAGCAATTCATTTAGATGCAGAATAAATTGAAAATTCTGTTGAATATAACCCAAGATGACAATAATCTGTTCAAAGGCTAACCAAAGGAAATGCTCATGTATATACCTGATATCTAAATGTTGCTTCATGTTTAAGTATTGTCTGTCTCAATATATCCttctgataaactaaatcctggCTCTGGTCTACCATAAATGGAGGAAACGCAAGATTGAATCCTCTACTACTGTTCCAGGCGATACCACTGTGGGGTATTGACCGTGAATTACTACCCGTAAGACTGAAAACATGATCTCTTGGGTAGTAATATCCTGGAAGATAGTTAGTGCACTGCATTTTTCCCTCCTCCCTGGAACAGAACACAACCAAGAGTTAGAATGTGCTGTTTTTTCCCCTGCCTGTGACTCAACACAACATAAAACTTAGAATGTAAACATGCATATTAAACTGGATGGCGCACATTATTCCTCAACACTAATATATTACGGTGAATTTCCACCAGGCAATGACCTTACTTCTTCAAGGAAATGAGGACCAGGAAGACTAAAAGAAGATACTCATTAACAtggtgtgatattgtccgctttgggcaaACCTCGGTTTTCCCTAAAAGGTTTCACACGAGAACAGGAAGATTATTTTACCTGTTCACAGTCATTTGCATCAGATCATAGGTGCTAATAAGATAGTTTTATGAATTGAACAAAATTTTGAAAATGCAAAGTCACGCATCCACTAATCCAACAACCAATTAGAGCGGAAAAACTTGTTGGGTGGGCAACATAAAAAGAACCCATCTGACTTTTGACTTTTGAGTTTTCCAAAACTCAGAAACTAACATACATCACCAGTTATACAGATATAGAAATGGAAAAAGCAAACacttaaaacaaaaacaaaaaaaaattgaaaaaatcaTAAAAACCAGGTAAAAGATCACAATGCACAGATCCAGCAGAAAGAATCAACAGTCACACACAAAGGGTGTGATAAAAACACCCAAAAATAGAAAGAGAAGAGAGATGAAACAACACAAACATACCAACACACCAAAACTTACACAAGCAAAGAAACAACCTTGAGATGAATAACATTTAAAAAAGGACTTCTGCAAGAGAAATCAACCAAGATTATCATCAATGAGCAGAATTTCAAGAAATTACCAAAGACCAAGGCTTTTAAATGCGACAGCTTGTGAAAAGAAAACCCCAGCAAGATATATCTCATTCAAGACTAGCTCCAGCTCCAAGAAAACTCATCAAGCTAAAAAGAGTAGAAAAAACTCAAGAGAAAAACTGAAACTttagagaaaaagagtcttgaaAATAAAGCCAAGAAAATAAGATGCTTGTTAGATTGTACAATGTCATTGGGGGGAGGGGAAAATAAGGAAAGGATGGAGTTTTTTTGGATCTGG
Encoded here:
- the LOC132600488 gene encoding uncharacterized protein LOC132600488; this encodes MQCTNYLPGYYYPRDHVFSLTGSNSRSIPHSGIAWNSSRGFNLAFPPFMVDQSQDLVYQKDILRQTILKHEATFRYQVNELHRLYGRQRELMDEIKRRKQVDDHVHLQELEPNTFVSLLRSEISEKTFRHSVNLTIIEPYAPSKEMFQESFSFGADKTVQPGVDCLSGKNILNECTASLLKNDTSRKRMLDLELPAEKAIDNEEENPVKRINVLISEFQPQRSSKVKFVASGDSSSSPASYRGTFLLFDLNEPAQPFESECPNSAFGSNNIHEEIQDRDLDLSGIGRAECSTLNKEGRDGSNFKSFDEDNKFSDYTNCRKGMDLNLTPPTYLSDYRSAPSSDISHLNFPEGGNVEIHKNYEVLDSKMVPDSSPEYRKCTRDNHLVGTSIDSKLSTTNICIDLNSCIKEDLLSSSPSEATKSTGERDLEGPVSPENKECSPPRGDSQDSKVSTSIYLPGRGHNDPIEEFDKVAADILIFISSSAKSAIGEPSEASRHFLGQLAEVASSLSSCPENEVEQPMEKEKGIAFCNQPRRGQARRRKKDQKDLQTDVVPAVGSLLHQMIAPKSGPWKKTPSGASSRGGRWSNDGERTTFALLLQHTLDNKHGITGRFLKGWGVTKRRQRARRAQSYVSPLFFS